A stretch of Acidobacteriota bacterium DNA encodes these proteins:
- the speA gene encoding biosynthetic arginine decarboxylase, whose product MQPSATARAAASLRISAEKFSIEDAMSLYGMDSWGAGYFRISEEGHLEVAPDGDDSRKVDVPEVVESLMKRGLTPPLLLRFPQLLESQVRNLCSAFRKAIAEYGYSAQYRPVFPIKVNQQRAVVSELLEAGWKYGLGLEAGSKPELLAALALETPPESLLICNGFKDNTYLAMASLARRLGKSVFVVVEKPYELEALANLALDKGARPYIGIRVRLHARGSGKWEKSGGHTSKFGLSTGQLLEGIAFLKKNRMLDSLKMFHFHIGSQITEIRKLKNAFKEAARIYAKARKMGVDVEYLNVGGGLGIDYDGSRTSSDASVNYSMQEYANDVVYTIKDVCENESVPEPHIVSESGRAMVAYHSLLIVDVRAEIGGGTGVKVKPGPRDPQVVSELLDILRTISAKNYREFYHDAVEHRDEMVSLFNLGLLSLEERAKGEAAFWEIAARGVRYSKSQKFMADEFVELEKQLVEKVVCNFSVFQSIPDHWALDQLFPVVPIQRLREKPDHRVTLVDITCDSDGEIDKFVDLKDIKEALEIHRLNGTEPYYLALLLVGAYQDTMGDLHNLFGSANEAHVVVDDEGRVHLKRTRRGNSVRETLAAFGYDPKDLAAKLQSTLEEQMKRGGLTPAEARQLLSEYRGQFDAYTYLT is encoded by the coding sequence ATGCAGCCGTCCGCGACCGCCCGTGCCGCCGCCTCGCTCCGGATCTCCGCGGAGAAGTTTTCGATCGAGGACGCGATGTCCCTCTACGGAATGGACTCGTGGGGGGCGGGCTACTTCCGCATCAGTGAGGAAGGCCATCTCGAAGTCGCGCCCGACGGCGACGACTCCCGGAAGGTCGACGTCCCCGAGGTCGTCGAGAGCCTGATGAAGCGCGGCCTCACGCCGCCGCTTCTCCTCCGCTTCCCGCAGCTTCTCGAGTCGCAGGTGAGAAACCTCTGCAGCGCCTTCCGGAAGGCGATCGCCGAGTACGGTTACTCGGCGCAGTACCGGCCCGTTTTCCCGATCAAGGTCAACCAGCAGCGCGCCGTCGTCAGCGAGCTCCTGGAGGCGGGATGGAAGTACGGCCTCGGGCTGGAGGCGGGGAGCAAGCCGGAGCTGCTCGCCGCCCTCGCGCTCGAGACGCCGCCGGAATCGCTCCTCATCTGCAACGGCTTCAAGGACAACACCTACCTCGCGATGGCCTCCCTCGCGAGGCGGCTCGGCAAGAGCGTGTTCGTCGTCGTGGAGAAGCCCTACGAGCTCGAGGCGCTGGCCAACCTGGCGCTCGACAAGGGAGCCCGCCCCTACATCGGCATCCGTGTGCGGCTGCACGCCCGCGGCTCGGGAAAGTGGGAGAAGTCGGGAGGGCACACGAGCAAGTTCGGCCTCAGCACCGGCCAGCTCCTCGAGGGGATCGCGTTCCTCAAGAAGAACCGGATGCTCGACTCGCTCAAGATGTTCCACTTCCACATCGGCAGCCAGATCACCGAGATCCGCAAGCTCAAGAACGCCTTCAAGGAGGCCGCGCGCATCTACGCCAAGGCGCGCAAGATGGGCGTCGACGTCGAGTACCTGAACGTGGGCGGCGGCCTCGGCATCGACTACGACGGCAGCAGGACCTCGTCCGACGCGAGCGTGAACTACTCGATGCAGGAGTACGCGAACGACGTCGTCTACACGATCAAGGACGTCTGCGAGAACGAGAGCGTGCCCGAGCCCCACATCGTTTCCGAGTCCGGGCGGGCGATGGTCGCCTATCACTCGCTCCTGATCGTCGACGTGCGCGCCGAGATCGGCGGCGGCACCGGGGTGAAGGTCAAGCCGGGGCCGCGCGATCCCCAGGTCGTCAGCGAGCTCCTCGACATCCTCAGGACGATCAGCGCGAAGAACTACCGCGAGTTCTACCACGACGCCGTCGAGCACCGGGACGAGATGGTCTCGCTCTTCAATCTCGGCCTCCTCAGCCTCGAGGAGCGCGCGAAGGGAGAGGCCGCGTTCTGGGAGATCGCGGCCCGGGGAGTCCGCTACTCGAAGTCGCAGAAGTTCATGGCGGACGAGTTCGTCGAGCTCGAGAAGCAGCTCGTCGAGAAGGTCGTCTGCAACTTCTCGGTCTTCCAGTCCATCCCGGATCACTGGGCGCTCGATCAGCTCTTCCCCGTCGTCCCGATCCAGCGACTGCGCGAGAAGCCCGATCACCGCGTGACGCTCGTCGACATCACGTGCGACTCCGACGGAGAGATCGACAAGTTCGTGGACCTCAAGGACATCAAGGAGGCCCTCGAGATCCACCGGTTGAACGGGACCGAGCCGTACTACCTCGCGCTCCTCCTGGTCGGCGCGTACCAGGACACGATGGGCGATCTCCACAACCTGTTCGGATCGGCGAACGAGGCGCACGTCGTCGTGGACGACGAAGGGCGCGTGCATCTGAAGCGGACCCGGCGCGGCAACTCGGTCCGCGAGACGCTCGCGGCGTTCGGGTACGATCCGAAGGATCTCGCCGCGAAGCTCCAGTCCACCCTCGAGGAGCAGATGAAGCGAGGCGGGCTCACTCCCGCCGAGGCGCGGCAGCTTCTCTCCGAGTATCGCGGCCAGTTCGACGCCTATACGTATCTGACCTGA
- the speB gene encoding agmatinase codes for MARRPLTRAASKAGSTPSRRRSSGRAPRARAGTAGAARAPKRAAPPPAPLSAGDHDSATDAYFGLTPAESAYATSRVVILPVPFGGTVTYGPGTENGPEAIRVASQQVELFDEETRREPYRLGIHSAPPVIVRGKAPEPMVLEVERRVRRYLRDGKFVVTLGGEHSISPGAVKPYAEAFEGLTVVQFDAHSDLRESYHGTRHNHACAGARMREHARLIQLGIRSQSPEERAVIERGDVETLFAYQMAEGGWSDRILATIPERTPVYVTIDLDYFDPSIMPATGTPEPGGGEWYPTLRFLKGLSARARIVGFDVMELAPVPGLHAPDFLSARLVYKLLAYSLGEPAV; via the coding sequence TTGGCCCGCCGACCCCTGACCCGCGCCGCCTCGAAGGCCGGCTCCACCCCCTCGCGCCGACGCTCGTCGGGACGCGCGCCCAGGGCCCGGGCCGGCACCGCGGGTGCGGCCCGCGCGCCCAAGCGCGCCGCGCCTCCGCCCGCCCCTCTTTCGGCCGGGGACCACGACTCGGCGACCGACGCCTACTTCGGTCTGACCCCCGCGGAGAGCGCCTACGCCACCTCGCGCGTCGTGATCCTCCCGGTCCCGTTCGGCGGCACGGTGACGTACGGGCCGGGGACCGAGAACGGGCCCGAGGCGATAAGGGTCGCGAGCCAGCAGGTCGAGCTCTTCGACGAGGAAACGCGCCGGGAGCCCTACCGCCTCGGCATCCACTCGGCGCCCCCCGTCATCGTGAGGGGGAAGGCCCCCGAGCCGATGGTCCTCGAGGTCGAGCGCCGGGTGCGGCGATACCTCCGCGACGGGAAGTTCGTCGTGACGCTCGGAGGCGAGCACTCGATCAGCCCGGGGGCGGTGAAGCCGTACGCGGAGGCCTTCGAGGGTCTCACCGTCGTCCAGTTCGACGCCCATTCCGATCTGCGCGAGTCGTATCACGGCACGCGGCACAACCACGCGTGCGCCGGCGCGAGGATGAGGGAGCACGCCCGGCTGATCCAGCTCGGCATCCGGAGCCAGTCGCCGGAGGAGCGAGCCGTCATCGAGCGCGGCGACGTCGAGACGCTCTTCGCCTATCAGATGGCGGAGGGCGGGTGGAGCGATCGGATCCTCGCGACGATTCCCGAGCGCACGCCCGTGTACGTGACGATTGACCTCGACTACTTCGATCCCTCGATCATGCCCGCCACCGGAACGCCCGAGCCCGGAGGGGGGGAGTGGTACCCGACGCTCCGGTTCCTGAAGGGCCTCTCGGCGCGCGCGCGCATCGTCGGCTTCGACGTGATGGAGCTGGCCCCCGTCCCCGGGCTCCACGCCCCCGACTTCCTCTCCGCCCGCCTCGTCTACAAGCTCCTCGCGTACTCCCTCGGAGAGCCGGCGGTGTGA
- a CDS encoding NAD(P)-dependent glycerol-3-phosphate dehydrogenase produces MSRIAVLGAGALGTAMAIALQKRDRTLSLWTIEADVAESLRRTHENAKYLPGFKISPSVHVTLDCGEAIEDADVVLITVPSHAVRDVARAIAALIPERAVLVCADKGLEEGSWKRMSQVLREEIPADVPVPIVALSGPCLAPEMARGGVSAVDVACEDPAAARRARSLLATPRFRMRPMTDVAGVEAGGTFKNAYAVGAGIGDGLGWGMNERAAYLTKALAEIARLASSLGARRSTLYGLSGLGDLAVTSMSPHSRNRRLGEELSRGRELKEILSATVNVTEGVAATRAASAIAARHRLRLPIAASLHAILHDGAAPKSLERALKSSR; encoded by the coding sequence ATGAGCCGCATCGCCGTCCTCGGAGCCGGTGCGCTCGGCACGGCGATGGCCATCGCCCTGCAGAAACGCGACCGGACGCTCAGCCTGTGGACCATCGAGGCGGACGTCGCCGAGTCGCTCCGCCGGACTCACGAGAACGCGAAGTATCTCCCGGGATTCAAGATCTCCCCATCGGTCCACGTGACGCTCGACTGCGGCGAGGCGATCGAGGACGCCGACGTGGTCCTCATCACCGTCCCGTCGCACGCGGTCCGCGACGTCGCCCGCGCGATCGCCGCGCTGATTCCGGAGCGCGCCGTCCTCGTCTGCGCCGACAAGGGGCTCGAGGAGGGATCGTGGAAGCGGATGTCGCAGGTCCTGCGGGAGGAGATTCCCGCCGACGTTCCGGTGCCGATCGTCGCGCTCTCCGGCCCGTGCCTCGCCCCCGAGATGGCTCGCGGCGGCGTCTCGGCGGTGGACGTCGCCTGCGAGGACCCCGCCGCCGCCCGCCGGGCGCGCTCGCTCCTCGCGACGCCGAGGTTTCGCATGCGGCCGATGACCGACGTCGCCGGCGTCGAGGCGGGCGGGACGTTCAAGAACGCCTACGCGGTCGGCGCCGGGATCGGCGACGGCCTCGGCTGGGGGATGAACGAGCGCGCGGCCTACCTCACGAAGGCCCTCGCGGAGATCGCGCGGCTCGCCTCCTCTCTCGGCGCGCGCCGCTCGACCCTCTACGGCCTCTCCGGCCTGGGAGACCTCGCCGTGACGTCGATGAGCCCTCACTCGCGCAATCGGCGCCTCGGAGAGGAGCTGTCGCGGGGACGCGAGCTGAAGGAGATCCTCTCGGCGACCGTGAACGTGACCGAGGGGGTCGCCGCGACGCGCGCGGCGAGCGCCATCGCGGCCCGGCACCGCCTGCGCCTTCCGATCGCCGCGTCGCTCCACGCGATCCTTCACGACGGCGCCGCGCCGAAGAGCCTCGAGCGCGCCCTCAAGTCGAGCCGCTAG